Genomic window (Sphaerodactylus townsendi isolate TG3544 linkage group LG12, MPM_Stown_v2.3, whole genome shotgun sequence):
cggggatgtcttatattcggggaaacagggtacttcttACGAAGAAGACAAAAGTGTGATTATCTTCTCTTGAGGAAGATGTCTTGAAAACGCAGCTGAGCGCGCGAGGCGTTTGAGCAGTTGGAAACACGCTACACAGGTTGAAAATTGCTGAATATCTATCACTAGTggattattgattgtgcatcttCCGTTACATTTAAAGACTGATATTTGACACAGGAATAACGCCACCTTATGAATGAAATGGGACGGGAGTTCCAAATTGACTGATCCTGaactttaaaatattctgaacaTTAAAATAGTTTTGCATAGCCTACGCCAGTGTGCAACGCGTTCTTTTGTCGGACATTGTTTACATTGCACACGTTCGTTTGAGCTGTTTTCGAAAGAACAGTTAAAACtatgtatttttaattgattGCTTTATTTTATTGGCTTTAAATGCCGTTTTCCCCCTTAAGGGTTCAAGGCGGCTGGCAATAATCCGATAAAACCATATATTAAAATTACAGACAGCGACTAAAACATGTTTGTCCTTAACAGCCTTCAGGCGTATAAAAGCGAAGGGAAAAGAAACTGTTACCGCTGCAGCTTGGGTAACAATATGTGATCGTTGGCACAATTCATATGTTTGCAACCTTTGCAagtcttatgaaggcttctgagacacacaagtctctgcgtcctagcatggagccagtgtaatcAGGTaatctgactcaggaaaatattttgtttattttccaggCGGTAACAAAACCAGAACCATTATGAGTAGCGTTCTTGCTGATATTGTCTTTAATAGGAATAATAACATTTGCAGAAATTAtaattccctctccctccccagacTTGAACAGGATTCAAGCAAGCACTTGCACACTCCCCTTCATTCAAGTCTGCTAAATCAGACTATGAAACGCCgccctacatttatttatttgcttcattaagAGATGCACGAGGCTGGGTCCCAAATGATCCCGAGCTGGATCGGGTCCCGCACGTGGATTTAcgcttaaaggggaaaaaaccgcACGCAAAACAGGAGcgagcgcccgcccgcccgcccgcctccctcTGTTGTGTTTCAAGGGCCCGCCCGCGCGGCGTTTGCTGAAGCCAAGATGGCGGCGGGCGGCGGCTGCTGGCGGGGCCTGGGGCGGCTCACGTGGCTGTGGCGCTGCCGGCCGAGCCTGGCGATCGCGCAGGGGCCCCCCCGCGGGGTCCGCTGCAGGTTCTCCTCTGGAGTAAAGGGCGGCGTGGAAGGCAGGGCCGCGAAGGGGAGGCCTCTGCTGTGGGGGGCTGCCTTCGCGCTGGGGGGCACCTTCGGCCTCTACCAGACCCTGCAGCACCGCAGCCGGGCGCACCTGGCGGAGCAGCAGGTCGCAAAGGTAACGCATGAATGCGGCGCGATCCTTGCGCGCCGGCGGTGCTGTGCATGCTCAGATGTGTGCCGCCGAGAGAGCTTTCCTGCTGCGTTGCCTCGTTTGTTGCGCTGGGCTGGGCATGCGTGACATTTAAGCGGCGGCAGTGGAAGAAGAGGCTGGAATctatacctttctctcctgtaagaagaactcaaagggacttgcaagcttctttccccttcctctccccacaacagacacctggtgaaacaggcggggctgagagagttctgagaaaactgtccctggcccaaggtcacccagcaggcttcacgagGAGGAGCGGGGAActaaacccggttatccagattagagtctccgctcttaacctctacaccacgctgcctctctgaCACAGTAATGCAAAATATGGTCACATGTGCACCATAATGtgcttctaggtcagtggtggcgaatctataggcacaggtgccagaggtggcactcagagccctctctgtgggcatgcgcaaacagagtcacacatctaggctggcctctgccgctggactcgattattagcattaaacctaagacctagttttggggaagcagttgtcaagcgctgttaaaccccgctgattttcatataaagaactaaagtgcgatcctttacctgggagtaagctcggtttgctggcaatggggcttgcttctaagtaaaccctcctagggtcgagagtcacccgttggaagagttgcgcgcttgcttcaaagcaaagcccccaacaaccaccacgcttactcccgagtaacgcacgcctcggagccaaccattttttctaaactgaaagctcagtattcaggttaaattgccgtgttggcactttgcgatcaataagtgggttttgggttgcaatttgggcactcggtctcgaaaaggttcaccatcactgttctaggtaaTCCCTGTGTTCCTTCCCAAAGCCAAGTGCCAGTTCCACCTTGCTGGAGCAGAGACTCCAGAAGACCTGACCTTTGGGTCTGTAGGAAGCACCTCTTCTGAAATAAATGCTCTCTGAAGAGGAAGATGACGAAGAAGGgttttatacccccctttctctcctgtaaggagcagcagtggcgtaggaggttaagagctcgtgtatctaatctggaggaaccgggtttgattcccagctctgccacctgagctgtggaggcttatctggggaattcagattagcctgtgcactcccacacacgccagctgggtgaccttgggctagtcacagcttcttggagctctttcagccccacctacctcacagggtgtttgttgtgaggggggaagggcaaggagatcgtaagtccctttgagtctccttacaggagagaaaggggggatataaatccaaactcttcttcttctacttctgtaaggagactcaaaggagtttacaaacttctttcccttcctgtctccgcaacaccttgtggggtaggtggggctgagggagtcctgagagaaccgtgactggctcaaggtcacccagcaggaatgcaggagtgaggaaacaaatctagttcaccaaataagagtccgccgctcgtgtgcaggagtggggatcaaaccaggttctccagattagaatccacctgctcttaaccactacactacacgcTTGTACTTGGAAGAATCAGAAAGGTGATGTGATCCAGCGCTTAGGTTCCACACTCTGGCTGCTGTCAGCTGCCGGTTTTAAGCCCCAAACTTCATTTATGGTGGTGTAATAATGAGAAATTGTCAGCACCACTATGCGGGGAATGCGCAGCTCAACCACTGAGTAAAAAGAGTGGATCAGGGCGGTCTCTGGGGCTACTGTCTTCAGCATCTTGTTTGCAGCGAAGCCCCAAAACAGGGCATGACAGCAACAAGTTTTTCCCGCCGTTTGGGTGCCAGCATCTCACGTTCAGAGATATAATGCACTGAGCTCTGTTCTGCTTTCTTATTCAACAGTTACTGCTGGGCTTCTGTCCTTGTGTTTAAGTAATCCCACTTTAAAACCCAGTGGCCATCTCTGTGTCCTCTCAGTGACCTTCGGAAACTAATTCCACGCTTTGTAGAAAAAGTCCTTTCTTTATgccaatcttaagaacataagaacgagcctgctggatcagagcagagtccatctagtccagccctctgctactcgcagtggcccaccaggtgcctttgggagctaacgtgcaggatgtgaaagcaatggcctgctgctgctgctgctgctcccgagcacctggtctgctaaggcatttgcaatctcagatcaaggaggatcaagattggtagccacagatcaacttctcctccataaatctgtccaagccccttttaaagctatccaggttagtggccatcaccacctcctgtggcagcatcttccaaacaccaatcacacattgagtgaaaaaaatgtttccgtttattagtcctaattcttccccccagcattttcaatgtatgccccctgggtctagtattgtgagagagaaaaatttctctctgttgacattttctaccccatgcataattttatgatcTTGAAACTACTGCTAATTTGCTTCCATATTGGCTTCATGACCCAAGGAAGAGAGAAATATGTGCCTGTTATCACGCCAGGCCTAATTATATAAAGATGTATCCTTTtccctgtagttgtcttttttctGTACCTGAAAAACTCCAAACTCTTTTCCACCTAGAGAAAGCTTCCGACCCCTTCATTGTTTGGGTTGCATTTTTCTGCACTTTATCtggtgctttgcagtgggtaGGGTAGAATTCTACATGGTAGTCAAGACACGGTTGTTCCATAGATTTAACCAAAGGCTTTACGAATCTGACTGTTTTGTTTTCGTACCCTTCCTTTCCTATGTTTTACTTGAATCTTGTTCACAATTTTTGTTATTATGCTATATGTTATTATAGAGTCTTTTAATAGTGACTAGTGTTAGACTATTACCCAGTTTTTATCAGCCTAAtcgacctcacagggttgttgtaaggatagaaaaggaaagagggCATGTATGCCAACCTGGCCTAGGAGGAAGGATAAAATAAAAGTGTAATATCCCTCCCTGCCTCCGAGGACCTGAGGGTGACATGTAAGGGTTTgtcttttggggtgctgtgtggtttccgggctgtatggccgtgttctagcagcattttctcctgacgtttcgcctgcatctgtggctggcgtcttcagaggatctgaattttGCCTTTTACTTTGttccctcacagcaaccctgtgagataggttatgctgagagagtgtgattaATCTGAGGTCACCAAGTTCAATGCACTTCATGTTTCAGTTGTGTTTTTGAACCCTGGGCCTCTATGTGggttacatccagaggtgggatccagcaggttctcacaggttcccgagagtaggttgctaattatttgtgtgtgccgagagggggttactaatgggtgattttgccacatggttttccccttagttaggcccctcctctcagcagtagcgtgcagaacttgaagcagtctagcaggaggtgcaccggcgtgcatggcagcctgtgtgcattcgtttcccgcccagggacccgcgcagcagctgcgtccttgccacagccccgcccaggaatgcctcacccccatcgtgccccgccccgccccattggcgctacgccacagtttgaatcccaccaccatgggaacctgttactaaaatttttggatcccaccactggttacatccGAGCACTCTTAAACCACAGAATATCATACTTCTAGAAATGTCTAAGCATTtcgtggaggggtgtgtgtgtcgtaTTGCTTTTGCCAGATCAGTCACCCAAACCCTGCTGGTACACTTTCTCTCCAGCTCCCAGAAGGCTCCCTACAGCTGACCTTGTACCAGTACAAGACTTGCCCCTTCTGCAGCAAGGTGCGGGCCTTCCTCGATTATCATGGGCTGCCTTATGAGATCGTGGAGGTGAATCCCATCATGCGGAAGGAGATTAAGTTCTCTTCGTACAGAAAGGTGCCCATTCTTCTGGCCAACGCGGGAGGGGACCTGGTAAGTCTCTGGCTTGATTGATAGCTGGCCAACTGTTTAGATTTTTCACCTGGTCTGACCTGTAGGCCGATGACAACACGCGTTTGGAAGCCGTGGCTCACATTAGTTCTGTGTTACTTCCTCCCCTCTTTccactggctcattccacacatgcagaataatgcactttcaaactgctttcagtgctctttgaagctgtgcggaatagcaaaatccacttgcaaacagttgtgaaagtggtttgaaaacgcattattttgcatgtgtggaaggggccactgttttcTTAGTTCCCTCTTTTCCTCTGCCTTCCTTTCCATGTTTTACATTTAGATTGCTTGTTTCTCTGTCCAGGGGATGGGTGTTTAGGCTGTGTCCCTCTAACATGCTATATTTACAGGTCGCTCTCTGTAAATGACAGTAATTTATTTCTGAGTACTTGTTTCAGAAAGTTTGAATTTTTACCCATTTGGAAAGAGTTCTAATGGCTGATATGCTAAGCTGCCTGCTTCTTCCGGGTATATTTTGACTGAGCTTTAGCAAAAGCTTGAATTTTTACCCATTTGGAAAGAGTTCTAATGGCTGATATGCTAAGCTGCCTGCTTCTTCCGGGTATATTTTGACTGAGCTTTAGCAAAAGCTTGAATTTTTACCCATTTGGAACAGTTCTAATGGGTGGTATGCAGTAGCGGATGTCAACTCTTGAAACTTCATACtctggtctctaaagtgctactggacttgaatctagccgTGAGGTATCATTATGATTTGGTGTGAGTAGCTGAAGGTTTGCAAGAAATTAGTAGGGGGTGGGGGACAATTTGGGAatcttgcctccccccccccttcttctggtCATTGTACAAAGTTGTATTTGAATAAGTAGATCTCTATAGTgattatggggggggggctctgttaaTAAGGTGTTCAGCACCTGCCCAGGTGCCAGCTAGCTGCACATTAGATACAGCAGTGTCTGAATCTGTAAATGGGTGGCTTCAGGTTCGCTGGTGCACctgaaactatggccccttccgcacacgcaaaataatgcgttttcaaaccactttcacacctgtttgcaagtggattttgctattccacacagcttcaaagagcactgaaagcagtttgaaagtgcattattctgcatgtgcggaatgagcctttggaaGGGAAGTCTAAGCTTGCAAACCACCGTTTATATTTGCAGCGATAACTTCAGTACGACATCTGAATCCTCAAGCCGTGGTTTGTCAGTTAGGTGCTTAAACACTCAAACGGTATGCTAGATTCTTAATTCCAGTCAGTACAAGCCACGGTTTGGCATGTTCCACTTCTGGTCCAGTGCCGATGACTTCGATTGGCGCtagtctttaaaaaaactgaggcCTGGAACTTTCATGGCTGTGTGGTTGAAGGTCCTTTTAACTGGCGATTGCAACCTGGAACATTCTGcttgtaaatccaaacttttgcCACTGAGTTCTGGGTCTTCCCAAAGGGTATGACAGGCACAAGCGAGATTCTCAGAAACTCACCTTCTGGTTGGGTAAGAAGGCTGTATCCAGAGTCTTATACCTGTGACAGTTTCATTTGTCAGTTGCCCTTCATTTGACCAGCTTTGGTTGATAGCTTGCCCATTCCAATTAGTTTCCCGGAATATTATAGTCAGCAGAACCAAGGAAAAATGGTTTTGTCAACCATGAACGAACACGGCTTCCTTTTAAAGCGTGCCGCTTCCCCTAGGCATGCTGTCCCTCTGGAtagatttttaaatgcttttaaaaattcgCTGCAattctgatttgtttgttttgtttcccctccAGCAAATGAATGACTCTTCTGTGATTATCAGTACCCTCAAAACCTATCTAATTTCCAGGTAAGGAAgtaatttcaataagcctttattggcatatacacgatagtataaaattacagttccagttaaaaagtgaatagtaaaaaacttcgcgtttgtcatacattcagtttacaaacttctgacaaaaactttgccactatcaggcaacaatgaaaatcctgacaatttaaaagcataactactttatctgattcagtataatcaatcatagggtctatagcttgggataacaggctggatcggagttcttgatgtaataagcagttcaggagaatgtgtgggatggaatccagctgtcctatgctacagggacagaacctcttatcgcttggaagacctttaagtcttcctctatgtagcggagatggcatgatgttaaatctagccagcatataggctctcctgtgtatgggatttgtgagcgctgtaatataataggctgggtatccctgcgtgaaaggaattgacatatttgttggtgaacaagatttatttgccaagctctgcagttgttgatagtccattgctaacagcctctctttaatgagggcaaaagtttcagtaagattagcatattgaaggagtcactgtcataacccagttccccgatctttgctgtaactattgttcaccatttttgaatggtggagttcgctcaaggtaagttgggtcaacaGGTAAGGAAGTAAACTTTGGGTCTCTCCACCCCAGGCTACCATTTACTTATCCAAGTTTATGCTGCAAAAAAGGCAGCATAAATAAGCAATGCCGCTGCGCCTAAACTTGGAATCACGCTTGCTCTCATAAGGAGCACCAGCTGGTTATATCTTGAACTCTGACCTGCTCTTGAAGGACTTCTGCTTGAATTCCCAGAGGAAAAAGAGGTGCGCAGGGATCTGTTGCAGGAGTGGAGTTTAGAAGCTGGGATTTGGGGCCCAGGTGCTGTGACTCTCTTTGTTCTCACAGTGGTTCTGTACTGCAATTGTTTGCTGACCATCAGTGTGGTCTTCTGCAGTCGAGATTTAATCTCCCATTTTCTGTGGATCTGCCTAGGTAACTTTATCCCAAATACTGCAGTCAGCAAAGCCCTGGAGTAGCTCTTTAAGACACTGAGCTCTTGAGGATTTGTGTGCTGTgcaaaaaaatccccctcccgCCCAAATCCCTGTTTGATGAGGACTGAGCATGTGCTAGAAGTGCACAATGTTGAAAGCAGGTGAGAGTCAGttaaaaggaagaacaaggagGGGAGTGGAAATTAGCCTGTTGAAGCACCTGGAATCTTAGAGAGTTGACagggggtgggatttgaggaTGGAGAGAGTCCTCATTTGTCCTTTCCTCTTCTGTGATCCCTTGAAAGCTCCCAGCTTGTTAAAAAGGAATACCAAACCACAGTTGCAGAGCAacctgtgcagctggattttggcTAAGACGTTTAATTGTTCACCGTAAGTtaactgcgacttgatggcactttacacacagaggccccttctgcacacgcaaaataatgcgttttcaaaccactttcacaactgtttgcaagtggattttgccattccgcacagcttcaaagagcactgaaagcagtttgaaagtgcattattctgcatgtgcggaatgagccagagacacaaatgcacacacattGACATTATAAATGaaaatcactggaaattctaCTGTGAGTATtgcgatggaggaggaggagtttggatttatatcccccctttctctcctgtaggagactcaaaggggctgacaatctccttgcccttcccccctcacaacaaaccccctgtgaggtgggtggggctgagagagctcagaagaactgtgactagcccaaggtcacccagctggtgtgtgctggagtgcacaggctaatctgaattccccagataagcctccacaactcaagcagcagagctgggaatcaaacccggttcctccagatcagagtgcacctgctcttagccactgctcttagccactacgccactgctgctccactacgccactggctgtCCTGATGCAAGTGCGcaggacagccagtgtggtttagtaaGTAGATTTTGGGATGAGGATTCTTGTTTTAATCCTgcctctgccaaggaagcttgctgggtcaggTGCACACTTTTAAACTATCTGACAAGgttgttatgaaaataaaatggaggtgggaagAGCGTAAGCTGCTCCGGTTCCTCATTGgcaagaaaggcggggtatacatGAAATAAGCAAAGAAATAAATGCTTGGGAATTAACTGACTGCAGCTAAGCAGCTCCTTAGCCGTTATGGTTTCATCAAGGACATCCCCTTGCTGTTTATAATCTGTGAGCAGTTTTTCTCCTGGACTGTTTCCGCTTGGGGATTTTGCCCTGTGTGGCTTACTCAGTACCCTGGCTTTTTGGGGGGTGCTTCCAAGTGATGTTCTGTTCATTTGCAGCAAGACCtgtgcttcctctccccacaaaaaataaACCTCATTTGCTCTGGCTTCAGGGGAACGTGCAGGGTGGCCGGGGAGAATCTAGGTAGACGCTCCTCCTGCTGTCAGCGTGAAGAGGCAGGCATGGAGATAAGCGTCACTTTTAAGTCCTTTGGAGATAAGCAATAAGCatttaagcattttttattgtcattgtgcacgcacaacaaaatttacagcagcattcctcgaagcacacaatttcagactcataccccatcctcactttccccttcctccacccatccctacacagccccaaacaaatcaaatccaaaacctttattaggcataaaactggagtgtgtcatgagttccaaatacaataaaaagatcattattgcacaacttgcagtacacagagcaaaaatgtagcaacagcttcagagatttcagcattagagttatttagaagcttagccatttttatcttatcagaaaggagcataaatcctgttggtaatacagttctcaaatcagttctgatgttgttgtattttgaacagtgaagcagaatatgagaaagtgaatcagttgtattaggacagaaacgacagcaacgctcattttgtgggatattagagaagcgaccttgaagatgtactgacggaaaagagttacaccttgctctagtcatgacccatctgcaattgtaattaacaagatgttccaggtatatagcagggctagatttctgagggataatcccaaagaatattggagagcaagagctttgcgctttgctcaggagaaattgatattcttgatcaaataatctagactttaagcgatggtaaatctccggagtggtgagcatttgtagggcctcccaagagaagcccaaggaaaagatctttttttcaatatgtagccaccatttcgaaagctgaagctctctcatttctaactgggacaaactgttagggtcagtgcagaaacaaagacgctcagccccaaacacatcaacacgaagccgcggagttcagcatcgccacagctctagagtagaagctgtctctaagcctctttgtcctagttttgatagacctgtatcgtctgccggatggtaacagttcaaaaagagagtgtgctggatgagacgggtctctcagaatattttgggctttctttaggcttcgggaattatagagttcttccaaggaggggagagggcagccaataatcctctgtgcagtagtgatcaccctttggcagtcttcttttcttctccctgtgCCATGATGCAGCTTAGTGCCGTAACTCAGCcgtgaaggggggaaaggaggagctgCCAAGTGTATGGGGAAAATCTGATTGCTATAATCTTGGGACCAGTGTTCTGAGGCATACAGATACAGTGCCCATGAGACTCTGCTCCGTTGTGTGGCAGTCAGCCTCCTCCCAGGAACCAGACTCAAGGCTACtgaaatcagtttattgcatcagagCAAACAAACAGGTGCCCTCCAGAGATCTTGATGAATCTATTGCTCCCATGCTAAGCAGCAGCCTTtaccggggtggccaacctatggcactccagatgttcatggactacaattcccatcaattggccatgctggcaggggctgatgggaattttcagaagcagaagcaagcctttattggcatagacaacagtacaacagtaataaaaaacagattaaaaagcatatacaatacaggttgaaggaaatctactggcgtttagtaatttccaggagaaagtctgccactatcatacagagagaaggatcagggttgtccaacaagtagtgtaatctaattaaatcggggagatggggtaaatgtaaagaagtaagattcacatacttggatctgatttccttgaatctgagacagtgtagtaattggtgggccagagattcaactgagccatcgttacatgggcacaatcttttagccttttcttgcttattaaatctgccatgtaacaaggcagaaggcataacattaaacctggcgagcattatggctctcctttgaacagggtttattaagcaatacaggcaTTGTGccaagtgggaattgtagtccatgaacatctggagtgccacaggttggccacccctggcctatatCCTGCACtatgcaccccctccccaaaagcgtGAGTAATCACAGACTGTTCAGTTCCTCCAACGTTAGACCTCTGATAAGGGCCACGTTCCACTCAACAAGCCAAGCTCCATCACCAGCAGGGATCCTCTGGTTCCACTGTCTCCCAGACTCCCCTGGGTAAGCATAGCAAGACCCTAGGGACGGGGTCTTGACATCTGCTCAGCTTTGCTTCCGGAGCAAGACtggcttttccctcccccctggaTGTGCTTCCCGGTCCGTTGTAGCGTTTAACCACCTTTGCTGGTCCCTGCTGTGGCCGGCCTACTGTGTGCCGGCTGGTGGATCCGATCCGCAGAGAACTTGCTTCTCCGTTTGAGGTATGGTGCTTCAGGATATTATCCTAATGTGAAGACATAACTGGACAGAAACAGCCTAAAATGGCCATACTCTtggtttaaggcagtggtggcgaacctatggcacgggtgccagaggtggcactcagagccctctctgtgggcacgcgcaaatagagtgtcccccccccccacacacacatctaggctggcttgaatatcagcattaaacctaagacctagttttggggaagcagtgtaggtaaccctgttaagcgctgttaaaccccactgattttcatgcaaagaactaaagtgcaatcctttacctgggagtaagctcggttgctggcaatggggcttgcttctgagtaaaccctcatagggctgtgattcaccagttgaaagagttgcatggctgcttcaaagcaaagccactgactaccaccaagcttactcccgagtaacgcatgcctcggagccaaccgtttttctgaactaaaacctcagtatttgggttaaattgccgtgttggcactttgcgataaataagtgggttttgagttgcaatttgggcactcggtctcgaaaaggttcaccatcactggtttaaggAGAGCAGCTTTCTTTCAGTTCCCTGGAAAAACTGAAGCATGCCTTCTTGTTATGGTTTTCTGGTCTGTgctgctgtggtctggtagatcttgttcctaactttttgcctgcatcttcagaggtatatcacagagggtaatctggacacagtgtgtaacagacttctctctgtgatacacttctgaagatgccagccacagatgcaggcaaaacgttaggaacaagatctaatagcccagaaaacccacaacaagcagttaaattcggccgtgaaagccttcaagaatacaTCAAGCATGcctgtttgcccatttccttttttttttctaggaAGAGTCTGGATGAGATTGTGTCCTATTACCCATCTATGAAAGCCCTGAA
Coding sequences:
- the PTGES2 gene encoding prostaglandin E synthase 2; the encoded protein is MAAGGGCWRGLGRLTWLWRCRPSLAIAQGPPRGVRCRFSSGVKGGVEGRAAKGRPLLWGAAFALGGTFGLYQTLQHRSRAHLAEQQVAKLPEGSLQLTLYQYKTCPFCSKVRAFLDYHGLPYEIVEVNPIMRKEIKFSSYRKVPILLANAGGDLQMNDSSVIISTLKTYLISRKSLDEIVSYYPSMKALNEQGKEVTEFCNKYWLMLDEKETTHLYPIKAARTEEMKWRKWVDDWLVHLISPNVYRTPGEALASFDYIVREGKFGALEGIFAKYLGAVAMFFIGKRLKSRHHLQDDVREDLYKAANDWVKAIGKHRMFMGGTEPNLADLAVYGVLRVMEGLEAFDDMMTHTKIQPWYRHVEAAIGHARVAN